A genome region from bacterium includes the following:
- a CDS encoding HAMP domain-containing protein — protein sequence MQVGLQHKFSVKLILVISGILLANLALYTYFTTSHLKSDLILAYSQHAYNLSDVIKKSTRYSMLLNRSEDVHQIINTIGTEKDVVHIRIYNNTGTIMFSTNSTETKHAVDVNAEACVICHTKFGVFASVPIQDRIRTYTQDGKRLMGLINPIENEADCYNSNCHAHSAEQEILGVLDVVISVDNIEKIIRSNIANIAYNAIVVTFTISFFCGLFVTVMLNRPMVQINKGIQEIGKGNLDYKILLNSHDEFGRLAKRFNDMSAKLHAAYKEIKNWSDTLNTRVNQKTEELKKLYDQVMQIEKLASLGKLSATVAHELNNPLEGILTYSKLIAKQLVKVQKKNEYEKVLRYLSMISDESARCGRIVKDLLIFSHRDEEVFIREDVHDIIRKSMALIRHHLQIYNIEAVENYKASDSTIVCNPQKIQQALLAIFMNAIEAMNAGGKLIIDTATDGQEIHIHIKDTGLGVDPKDLPHIFEPFYTTKSGGKGTGLGLAVVFGIINHHNGSVVVESTSPDGTAFKITLPLPKKSGY from the coding sequence ATGCAGGTTGGGTTGCAACATAAATTTAGCGTCAAACTGATCTTGGTTATCTCTGGAATACTCCTCGCTAACCTTGCCCTGTATACCTATTTTACGACCTCCCATCTTAAATCGGACCTCATACTAGCCTATTCACAACATGCGTATAATCTCAGCGATGTGATTAAAAAATCAACACGTTATTCCATGCTCCTTAATCGCAGTGAGGATGTGCATCAAATAATTAATACAATCGGCACAGAAAAAGATGTCGTTCACATTCGCATATATAATAATACCGGAACGATTATGTTTTCCACGAATTCCACGGAAACTAAACATGCCGTTGATGTGAATGCCGAAGCCTGTGTTATCTGCCATACTAAATTCGGAGTATTTGCCAGCGTTCCTATCCAAGATCGAATCCGTACATATACTCAGGACGGAAAAAGACTGATGGGGTTGATAAATCCCATTGAGAATGAAGCAGATTGTTATAATTCAAACTGTCATGCGCACAGTGCAGAGCAGGAAATTCTGGGCGTGCTTGACGTGGTAATATCCGTCGATAATATTGAGAAGATCATACGTTCCAATATTGCGAATATCGCTTATAATGCTATTGTTGTTACATTTACCATATCCTTTTTCTGCGGACTTTTTGTCACCGTCATGCTGAATCGCCCCATGGTTCAAATTAACAAGGGAATTCAGGAAATAGGGAAAGGAAATTTGGATTATAAGATCTTGCTCAATTCCCACGACGAATTTGGCCGACTTGCGAAAAGGTTTAATGATATGTCCGCTAAATTGCACGCCGCTTATAAGGAAATCAAAAATTGGTCAGACACGCTGAATACAAGGGTAAACCAAAAAACGGAAGAACTGAAAAAACTCTATGATCAGGTGATGCAAATTGAAAAATTAGCCTCGCTCGGAAAACTATCTGCTACCGTTGCACATGAATTGAACAATCCGCTCGAAGGAATCCTGACCTACAGCAAATTGATCGCTAAGCAGCTGGTGAAAGTTCAAAAAAAGAACGAATATGAAAAAGTATTAAGATATCTCTCTATGATTTCCGATGAATCTGCCCGATGCGGCAGGATAGTAAAAGATCTGTTGATTTTCTCACATCGTGACGAGGAAGTGTTTATTCGCGAGGATGTCCACGACATTATCAGAAAATCCATGGCTCTCATACGTCATCACCTTCAAATATATAATATCGAAGCCGTAGAAAACTATAAAGCTTCGGATTCAACGATTGTCTGTAATCCTCAAAAAATTCAGCAAGCTTTGCTCGCGATATTCATGAATGCTATCGAAGCTATGAACGCCGGAGGAAAGCTCATCATTGATACTGCAACGGACGGCCAGGAAATTCACATTCACATCAAAGATACCGGACTTGGAGTTGATCCGAAAGATCTCCCGCATATTTTTGAGCCGTTTTATACGACCAAATCCGGAGGAAAAGGAACGGGTTTAGGATTAGCCGTCGTATTCGGTATCATCAATCACCACAATGGCAGCGTGGTTGTAGAAAGCACTTCGCCGGATGGCACAGCGTTTAAGATTACATTACCGCTGCCGAAAAAATCAGGTTATTAA
- a CDS encoding sigma-54-dependent Fis family transcriptional regulator yields the protein MENTKLLVVDDEKIVRESLHHWFEEEGYLVDTADRAEDALNKFDKGKYDLCLLDMKMPGMSGLDLLKKMKQIDPDSIVILITAYASVSSAIKALKDGAYDYITKPVDPEELEHLVKKAVEQKKLRNENDQLKENIEEIIRPDNLIGESAQMKKIYELINTVAQTDTTVLIRGESGTGKELVAKAIHMNSKRKYFPIVTVTCGTLEETILGSELFGYEKGAFAGAHHRRKGKFEMADGGTIFLDEIGSISTKLQIDLLRVLESRQFTRVGGSETLSSDFRIIAATNELLDEKVKAGKFREDLYYRLNIFTIVIPPLRERKEDIAVLSEYFVSKFAVAMNKNNKKFCPDAMDFMIKYDWPGNVRELENAVERAMVVGKSETIQVDDLPFHVSQNVQYDDTNLSLSAMERKHIKNILDKNHWNISRSAEVLQIDRVTLYHKIEKYGFRRNKR from the coding sequence ATGGAAAACACAAAATTACTCGTTGTAGATGATGAAAAGATCGTGCGTGAGTCGCTTCATCATTGGTTCGAAGAAGAAGGTTATCTTGTTGATACGGCCGACAGGGCCGAAGATGCGCTTAACAAATTTGATAAAGGAAAATACGACCTGTGTTTATTGGATATGAAGATGCCGGGAATGAGCGGATTGGATTTACTAAAAAAAATGAAGCAAATCGATCCTGATTCCATTGTCATTCTTATCACAGCGTATGCCTCCGTCTCGTCCGCGATCAAAGCGTTGAAAGACGGTGCCTATGACTATATCACTAAACCGGTAGATCCGGAGGAACTTGAGCATCTCGTAAAAAAGGCTGTTGAACAAAAGAAATTGCGCAATGAGAATGACCAATTAAAGGAAAATATCGAAGAGATCATCCGTCCTGATAATCTGATTGGCGAAAGCGCGCAAATGAAAAAAATATATGAGTTGATCAATACCGTTGCACAAACCGATACAACGGTTCTGATACGAGGCGAAAGCGGGACCGGTAAAGAGCTGGTGGCCAAGGCGATTCATATGAACAGCAAACGTAAATATTTTCCTATTGTCACGGTTACGTGTGGAACACTGGAGGAAACGATTTTAGGAAGTGAACTATTCGGCTATGAGAAGGGCGCTTTCGCCGGCGCGCATCACCGCCGCAAGGGAAAATTTGAAATGGCTGATGGAGGCACTATTTTTCTGGATGAGATCGGTTCAATATCCACTAAGTTGCAAATCGATTTATTGCGCGTTCTCGAGTCGAGGCAGTTTACGCGAGTCGGGGGATCGGAGACGCTCTCAAGTGATTTTCGAATCATTGCCGCGACTAATGAGTTACTGGATGAAAAGGTAAAGGCAGGTAAATTTCGGGAAGATCTCTACTACCGTCTGAATATATTTACAATCGTTATTCCGCCGCTGCGCGAACGTAAAGAGGATATTGCCGTGCTGTCTGAATATTTTGTTTCTAAATTTGCTGTGGCTATGAACAAAAACAACAAAAAATTCTGCCCTGATGCTATGGACTTTATGATAAAGTACGATTGGCCGGGGAATGTTCGCGAACTGGAAAATGCAGTTGAACGCGCAATGGTCGTAGGCAAGTCTGAAACCATACAAGTCGACGACCTCCCGTTCCACGTTTCTCAAAACGTTCAATACGATGACACGAACCTGAGTTTGTCTGCCATGGAGCGAAAACATATAAAAAATATCCTTGATAAGAACCATTGGAATATTTCGCGCAGCGCAGAGGTGCTGCAAATTGACAGGGTCACGTTATACCACAAAATTGAAAAATATGGATTTCGAAGAAATAAACGATAA
- a CDS encoding polyphosphate kinase 2 family protein, with translation MKKYRVPFDQKIKLKDYDPDDTDEYKESSDVREQFKEFNMRMIDLQEVMYAEKKHGLLIILQAMDAGGKDGTIKHVMRGINPQSCRVTSFKIPSDEESSHDFLWRYHKAVPPRGYVGIFNRSHYEDVLVTRVHKLISDKVAKERFNQINEFEELMTENGITILKFYLHISKSEQKARLQERLDNKDKHWKFSKNDLRERSQWNEYMDAFEDVFNNCSTKHAPWYIIPSNHKWFRNLAVAKILVQAMEDMKMSTPKPEEGLEKLVIE, from the coding sequence ATGAAAAAATATAGGGTACCCTTTGATCAAAAAATAAAACTGAAAGATTACGATCCGGATGATACGGACGAATACAAAGAGTCCAGTGATGTGCGCGAACAGTTTAAGGAATTTAATATGCGTATGATCGATCTGCAGGAAGTGATGTACGCTGAGAAAAAACATGGCCTGCTCATCATATTGCAGGCGATGGATGCCGGAGGCAAAGATGGAACAATCAAACACGTGATGCGCGGAATTAATCCTCAGAGCTGCCGTGTGACCAGTTTCAAAATTCCATCGGATGAAGAAAGTTCGCATGATTTTTTGTGGCGTTACCATAAGGCGGTTCCGCCCCGAGGCTACGTCGGCATCTTCAACCGTTCACATTATGAAGATGTGTTAGTTACGCGCGTGCATAAATTGATCTCGGACAAAGTAGCCAAGGAACGATTCAATCAGATAAATGAATTTGAGGAATTGATGACGGAAAACGGTATCACGATCCTGAAATTCTATTTGCATATATCCAAGAGTGAGCAGAAGGCCAGACTGCAGGAACGATTGGATAACAAAGATAAACACTGGAAATTTTCAAAGAACGATCTCAGAGAACGCAGTCAGTGGAATGAATATATGGATGCGTTTGAAGATGTGTTTAACAATTGCAGTACCAAACATGCGCCGTGGTACATTATTCCTTCAAACCACAAGTGGTTCAGAAATCTGGCCGTTGCAAAAATTCTGGTTCAGGCAATGGAAGATATGAAAATGAGTACGCCTAAACCGGAGGAAGGTTTGGAGAAACTCGTAATTGAATAA
- the tkt gene encoding transketolase, with protein sequence MDSNNSVEMLCINTIRTLSMDAVQQANSGHPGTPMGMAPVTFTLYDKFMRHNPANPNWPNRDRFILSAGHASMLLYSSLHINGYDIGLEDMKNFRQLHSKCAGHPEYGLAPGIETTTGPLGQGVANSVGFAIAQKWLAKYFNRPNFDLINYKIFSLAGDGCMMEGVSGEAASLAGHLGLNNLIWIYDNNRITIEGATSLAFTEDVGARFAAYHWNVLRVSDANDLNALSNALQSAVNEPSRPTMIIVDSHIAYGAPKKQDTHSAHGEPLGEEEIKATKKNYGWDPEKKFFVPDEVIKYAQDAVSKGKQVEEEWNQKFTEYSRTFPQLAKEFQLIQSRGLPEGWDSDLPEFPADSKGLAGRDASGKVLNAIAAKVPWLLGGAADLAPSTKTLITDGGHFQKDNYGGRNFHFGVREHAMGSIVNGMTLSKLRPYGAGFLIFSDYMRATFRLGALMEQNPIFIFTHDSIGVGEDGPTHQPIEQIPSLRAIPNLEVIRPADANEVTHAWKYVMGVKNRPSALILTRQALPTYDRKVFGSAAGLQRGGYILLDCQGMPDVILIGTGSEVQLCVGAYEKLTKEGINCRVVSLPCWSLFERQGKAYWEKVLPSSVRCRIAVEAASSFGWRRYTGIDADGGIVAMRDFGESAPLKALLQEFGFTVEAVVKLAKARLKHFQKGKPKAKKTITTKSAKKKTKKAIKKSKKVVAKPKKRVSKKR encoded by the coding sequence ATGGATTCCAATAATTCTGTTGAAATGTTATGCATCAATACGATCCGTACGTTGTCCATGGACGCCGTTCAACAGGCTAATTCCGGTCATCCGGGGACGCCAATGGGTATGGCGCCGGTGACGTTTACGTTGTATGATAAATTTATGAGACATAACCCGGCTAATCCGAACTGGCCGAATCGCGACCGTTTTATACTCTCAGCGGGACACGCCTCCATGTTGCTCTACAGTTCGCTCCATATTAACGGATACGACATCGGTTTGGAGGACATGAAGAATTTCCGTCAGTTGCACAGCAAGTGCGCCGGCCATCCGGAGTACGGGCTTGCCCCGGGAATTGAAACCACAACCGGGCCGTTGGGACAGGGCGTTGCCAATAGTGTTGGATTCGCCATTGCGCAGAAATGGCTGGCTAAATATTTCAATCGCCCGAATTTTGATCTCATCAATTACAAAATATTTTCGCTGGCCGGCGACGGATGTATGATGGAAGGCGTTTCCGGAGAAGCCGCATCGCTTGCAGGACACCTCGGATTGAACAATCTGATCTGGATCTATGATAATAATCGTATTACCATTGAAGGTGCTACCTCATTAGCGTTTACTGAAGACGTGGGCGCACGTTTTGCCGCCTATCACTGGAACGTGCTTCGCGTCAGCGATGCAAATGATCTCAACGCGTTGTCCAATGCACTGCAGAGCGCAGTGAACGAGCCTTCTCGGCCAACAATGATCATTGTTGACAGTCATATCGCATATGGCGCTCCGAAAAAACAAGATACACACAGTGCCCATGGTGAACCCTTAGGTGAAGAGGAAATCAAAGCAACTAAGAAAAATTACGGGTGGGATCCTGAAAAGAAATTTTTTGTTCCGGACGAAGTAATAAAATATGCGCAAGATGCTGTTTCAAAAGGGAAGCAAGTTGAAGAGGAATGGAATCAGAAGTTCACTGAATATTCAAGAACGTTTCCTCAATTGGCTAAAGAATTTCAATTAATACAAAGTCGCGGCTTGCCTGAAGGTTGGGATTCTGATTTGCCGGAATTTCCAGCCGATTCAAAGGGTTTGGCTGGAAGAGATGCCAGTGGAAAAGTTCTGAATGCGATCGCTGCCAAGGTCCCGTGGTTGTTGGGCGGAGCTGCAGACTTAGCGCCGTCAACCAAGACCCTGATCACCGACGGCGGACATTTCCAAAAAGATAATTACGGCGGACGGAATTTCCATTTCGGTGTTCGTGAACATGCGATGGGTTCCATTGTCAACGGAATGACCTTAAGTAAATTAAGGCCTTACGGGGCGGGGTTCTTGATCTTCTCGGATTATATGCGCGCAACGTTTCGGTTAGGAGCGCTGATGGAGCAAAACCCGATTTTTATCTTTACGCATGACAGCATTGGTGTTGGCGAGGACGGCCCGACACATCAGCCTATCGAACAAATTCCGTCTCTGCGCGCAATTCCGAATCTTGAGGTGATCCGTCCTGCCGACGCCAATGAGGTAACCCATGCATGGAAATATGTTATGGGCGTGAAAAATCGCCCGTCCGCGCTGATTCTTACTCGGCAAGCTCTGCCGACGTATGACCGAAAAGTGTTTGGCTCGGCGGCAGGTTTGCAGCGCGGCGGATATATTTTACTGGACTGCCAAGGCATGCCAGACGTGATTCTCATAGGAACGGGTTCTGAAGTTCAACTCTGTGTCGGCGCATATGAGAAACTGACCAAAGAGGGCATCAACTGCCGTGTGGTCAGCTTACCCTGCTGGAGTTTATTTGAGCGTCAGGGCAAAGCGTACTGGGAAAAGGTTTTGCCGAGCAGCGTGCGATGCCGTATTGCGGTGGAAGCCGCATCGAGTTTTGGATGGAGACGCTACACTGGAATTGATGCCGATGGCGGTATCGTAGCCATGAGGGACTTTGGTGAATCGGCCCCGTTAAAAGCATTATTGCAGGAATTCGGATTTACAGTTGAAGCGGTGGTTAAATTAGCCAAAGCGCGGCTGAAACATTTCCAAAAAGGAAAACCAAAGGCGAAGAAAACGATAACTACGAAGAGCGCAAAGAAAAAAACGAAAAAAGCGATAAAGAAAAGTAAAAAGGTTGTGGCGAAGCCGAAGAAGAGGGTTTCTAAGAAAAGGTGA
- a CDS encoding type II toxin-antitoxin system PemK/MazF family toxin, whose product MTIKKFHVYTADLNPRFGTEPGKQRPVVVIQTDMLNQIHASTIVCLISTKIHPESDLLRVHLRKGEAGLEKPSDILVDQVRAIDNKRFVKHLGIITDRSKLKLLDNLKILVLE is encoded by the coding sequence ATGACGATCAAGAAATTTCATGTGTACACGGCGGACCTCAATCCCCGATTTGGAACCGAGCCCGGTAAACAGCGGCCTGTTGTCGTGATCCAGACCGACATGCTCAATCAAATTCATGCCAGCACGATCGTATGTCTCATCAGCACCAAGATCCATCCGGAATCTGATTTATTACGTGTTCACCTGCGTAAAGGCGAAGCCGGTCTTGAAAAACCGTCGGATATTTTAGTGGATCAGGTGCGGGCCATTGACAACAAACGATTTGTAAAACACCTTGGAATTATAACTGATCGGAGTAAGCTAAAACTGTTGGACAATCTTAAAATTCTGGTGTTGGAATGA
- a CDS encoding 2-oxoisovalerate dehydrogenase: protein METMAKPPSNVPKKVNRDDLKKWYKLAHMSRLIDEQASKFIRQSKGWSYLAMCSGHEGIQLALGLSFRPKKDFLFPYYRDQLTCLSAGITVNEIMLNGLSRKDDVASGGRHMSNHFAKPEINIENVSSCVSNHTLHAVGVARAIKYYNSDGIAYASYGDASSSEGYVFEAINGASREKLPVIFVVQNNHYGISVPSEEQTANRIVSDNYKGIKFLHIVNCDGKDFFDSRRAMDEAIQYVKAGNGPVLVHADCVRIQAHSNSDRHELYRSKEELDEMNKLDPIIKFRSFLVEEKIFSEKEISDLENASQKEVNEAAARAEAAPMPDPTTALLYVTPEPIFVDETPTPDGEPTEKIREAINRTLHEEFRHNTDTFLWGQDVASKDKGGVFNVTKNMQQEFGRERVFNAPIAEDFIVGTANGMSRFKDDIRLVIEAAQFADYVWPAMEQIVETSHEYYRSNGQNCPNIVIRLSHGGYIGGGLYHSQSIEGIIANLPGVRVVMPSFSDDACGLLRTAIRSRGITFFLEPKFLYNQIFAQSPKTGPEHFVPFGKARIRREGTHATIVTYGTTVHMALRAASKLADKDVSIEVIDIRSIVPLDMETIIQSVKKTNRVLIVHENQTMGGFGGEIAARIAQDAFEYLDAPIKRVCSEDSPVPFSRALEAAVLVDEAKILHALEELVGY, encoded by the coding sequence ATGGAAACCATGGCCAAGCCGCCTTCAAATGTACCCAAAAAAGTCAATCGTGACGATTTGAAAAAATGGTACAAACTCGCGCACATGAGCCGATTGATTGACGAACAGGCATCGAAGTTTATTCGTCAGTCCAAAGGCTGGTCCTATCTTGCGATGTGCAGCGGCCATGAAGGAATTCAACTTGCATTGGGGCTATCTTTTCGGCCAAAAAAAGATTTTTTGTTCCCCTATTACCGGGATCAGCTAACGTGCCTGTCAGCCGGTATTACTGTAAATGAAATTATGCTCAATGGCCTCAGCCGTAAAGACGATGTTGCCAGCGGCGGACGGCATATGTCCAATCATTTTGCAAAACCGGAAATCAATATTGAAAACGTGTCCTCTTGTGTTTCCAATCATACTTTGCACGCTGTTGGTGTAGCGCGCGCGATAAAATATTACAATTCCGACGGCATCGCGTATGCCAGTTACGGTGACGCTTCTTCGTCGGAAGGATACGTCTTCGAGGCCATCAACGGCGCCAGCCGCGAAAAATTACCGGTTATTTTCGTGGTACAGAATAATCATTACGGCATCAGCGTTCCGAGCGAGGAACAGACCGCGAATAGGATCGTTTCGGATAACTACAAGGGCATAAAATTTTTGCACATCGTCAATTGTGACGGCAAAGATTTTTTTGACAGCCGTCGGGCGATGGATGAAGCTATCCAGTATGTCAAGGCGGGCAATGGGCCGGTGTTAGTTCATGCCGACTGCGTACGTATTCAGGCTCATTCCAACAGCGACCGGCACGAATTATACCGCTCGAAAGAAGAGTTGGATGAGATGAATAAACTCGATCCGATTATTAAGTTTCGCAGCTTCCTCGTTGAGGAGAAAATATTCAGTGAAAAAGAAATTAGCGATTTAGAAAATGCGAGCCAGAAGGAAGTGAATGAAGCCGCAGCCAGAGCGGAAGCCGCTCCAATGCCCGACCCTACAACTGCCTTGTTATACGTGACTCCGGAACCCATTTTTGTAGATGAAACTCCCACACCGGATGGCGAACCTACGGAAAAAATTCGGGAGGCTATTAATCGTACGCTGCATGAAGAATTTCGTCACAATACTGACACGTTTTTGTGGGGACAAGACGTCGCATCAAAAGATAAAGGCGGCGTATTTAATGTTACCAAAAACATGCAGCAGGAATTCGGACGAGAACGTGTATTTAACGCGCCTATCGCAGAAGACTTTATCGTGGGTACGGCCAACGGGATGTCACGATTTAAAGACGATATCAGGCTTGTTATCGAAGCGGCGCAATTCGCAGACTATGTGTGGCCTGCGATGGAACAGATCGTCGAAACAAGTCACGAATATTACCGCTCTAACGGACAGAATTGCCCGAACATTGTGATCCGTCTCTCGCATGGCGGATACATCGGCGGTGGTTTATATCATTCGCAGAGCATTGAGGGTATTATAGCAAATTTGCCTGGGGTACGCGTTGTTATGCCGTCATTTTCTGATGATGCGTGCGGATTATTACGAACCGCGATTCGTTCTAGAGGAATTACATTTTTTTTAGAGCCCAAATTTTTATACAACCAGATTTTTGCGCAAAGCCCTAAGACAGGGCCGGAGCATTTCGTGCCATTCGGGAAAGCCCGAATCCGCAGAGAAGGCACCCACGCTACCATCGTGACCTATGGAACGACGGTACACATGGCATTACGAGCTGCGAGCAAATTAGCCGACAAAGACGTCAGTATTGAAGTCATTGATATTCGCTCGATCGTTCCTTTGGATATGGAAACGATCATACAATCTGTCAAAAAAACAAACCGGGTCTTGATTGTTCATGAAAACCAAACGATGGGCGGATTTGGCGGAGAGATCGCCGCGCGAATCGCACAGGATGCCTTTGAGTATCTCGATGCACCTATTAAGCGCGTTTGTAGCGAAGATTCGCCTGTTCCATTCTCACGCGCTCTGGAAGCGGCCGTTTTGGTAGATGAGGCTAAGATCCTTCACGCGTTGGAGGAATTGGTTGGATATTAA
- the purS gene encoding phosphoribosylformylglycinamidine synthase subunit PurS yields the protein MLTAKIKVMPKASVLDPQGKVVMQSLETMGFVNIEDVRLGKYIEIKLENMTKQEAEKTVDDMCQKLLANLVIESYVFDIV from the coding sequence ATGTTAACAGCAAAAATTAAAGTAATGCCAAAAGCCAGCGTGCTTGATCCGCAGGGTAAAGTGGTCATGCAATCGCTTGAAACAATGGGTTTCGTGAATATTGAGGACGTTCGTTTAGGAAAATATATAGAAATCAAACTCGAAAACATGACGAAACAGGAAGCTGAGAAGACGGTCGACGACATGTGCCAAAAGCTACTCGCCAACCTGGTGATCGAAAGTTACGTTTTCGATATCGTATAA
- a CDS encoding M61 family metallopeptidase has product MKTHLLLFGFLFFFIDVVRCQDAQFHYTVEVRNPRSDKAHVTLDLINISEKTATFYMPAWSPGNYEMCQFGKWIDSLRAFDSAATPLTVKRIGANEWTISNARKLRKITYIAHDIPEDSLDTLPTTLSEMGDDFYFFNGPAVFGYLKNHKSQPYTISYVLPSDWRVWCGLDQQKPLSFFAENYDRLIDSPVLAGGPRIKTYDFELNKTLYTMVVNSESNVAMDSLIEFTKQCIHYQTGFFGETPFKHYYFLLNFSTNNSRYGALEHLNSSAYFLPPPTRQASLRSSFYTRVIAHEFFHVWNPKVIFPSELSNFNYQDSVRFKSMWFIEGVTEYYAKLTLVRSGIIAPSQLYEDMKNIALSDTRDDLEYLSLRAAEVGVANSMYTKGALIAYFMDIECRDKTNNKKTLDDVVLYFNKEFGQKKKAYNDEKVIKIFKQATGVDFKSFYKKYVRGKETIPVTTYFEKAGLSYEYSYPPYYGWYFDIDDKGRLFVATVSENSTASALGLKAGDIVQELGQCKINTDLEEIRRCVQDAESLKVGENIRLIVDRGGSLLELNAKVKSGTQPNVIIKENPNATAKQILIRKSIIITK; this is encoded by the coding sequence ATGAAAACGCACTTATTGCTATTTGGTTTTCTGTTTTTTTTTATTGATGTCGTCCGTTGTCAAGATGCCCAGTTTCACTACACTGTTGAAGTAAGAAATCCGCGCTCAGATAAAGCCCACGTCACATTAGATTTAATCAATATATCGGAAAAAACTGCAACGTTCTACATGCCGGCCTGGTCGCCCGGCAATTACGAGATGTGTCAGTTTGGAAAGTGGATAGACAGCCTCAGGGCTTTCGATTCCGCTGCCACACCTTTAACTGTAAAGCGCATAGGCGCAAACGAATGGACTATTTCAAATGCCCGAAAGCTCCGGAAAATAACATATATTGCACATGACATCCCGGAAGACAGTTTGGACACTCTCCCCACGACGCTGAGTGAAATGGGCGATGACTTTTATTTCTTCAATGGTCCCGCCGTTTTCGGTTACCTGAAAAATCACAAAAGTCAACCTTATACAATTTCATATGTGCTACCGTCGGATTGGCGTGTCTGGTGTGGTCTTGATCAACAAAAGCCGCTTTCGTTTTTTGCGGAGAACTATGATCGACTAATTGACTCCCCCGTCTTAGCAGGCGGTCCGAGAATCAAGACCTATGATTTCGAACTTAACAAGACATTATATACCATGGTAGTCAATTCAGAGTCCAATGTAGCAATGGATTCGCTTATTGAATTTACGAAACAATGTATCCATTATCAGACCGGATTTTTCGGTGAAACGCCTTTCAAACACTATTACTTTTTGCTCAATTTTTCTACGAACAATTCACGCTACGGGGCGCTTGAACACTTGAATTCTTCTGCGTATTTCCTTCCGCCGCCGACCCGTCAAGCTTCGCTGCGCAGCAGTTTCTATACCCGCGTGATCGCACATGAGTTTTTTCATGTATGGAATCCAAAAGTGATTTTTCCATCGGAACTTTCAAATTTTAATTATCAGGATTCTGTCCGTTTTAAGTCAATGTGGTTTATAGAGGGGGTAACAGAATATTACGCGAAATTAACTTTGGTCAGATCAGGAATAATAGCGCCGTCGCAGTTGTATGAAGACATGAAGAATATTGCGCTGTCCGACACACGCGATGACCTGGAATACTTAAGTCTGAGGGCGGCAGAAGTCGGCGTTGCGAACTCCATGTATACCAAAGGAGCGCTCATTGCCTACTTCATGGATATTGAATGCCGAGATAAGACAAACAACAAGAAAACCTTAGACGATGTCGTTTTATATTTCAATAAGGAATTCGGTCAAAAAAAGAAAGCTTACAACGACGAAAAAGTGATCAAGATTTTTAAGCAAGCGACGGGTGTGGATTTTAAGAGTTTTTATAAAAAATATGTTCGCGGTAAAGAGACGATCCCGGTCACAACTTACTTTGAAAAGGCGGGATTGAGTTACGAATATTCCTATCCTCCATATTACGGCTGGTACTTCGACATTGACGACAAGGGCAGATTGTTCGTTGCTACTGTTTCCGAAAATTCGACAGCAAGCGCGCTGGGTTTGAAGGCGGGCGACATCGTCCAAGAACTCGGCCAATGCAAAATTAACACTGATTTAGAGGAGATCCGCAGGTGCGTTCAGGACGCTGAAAGCCTGAAAGTCGGAGAGAATATTCGTTTGATTGTTGATCGCGGCGGCTCACTGCTCGAACTCAACGCGAAAGTAAAGAGCGGAACGCAGCCCAACGTTATAATCAAGGAGAATCCGAATGCGACTGCAAAACAGATTTTGATCAGAAAAAGCATTATTATTACGAAATAA